In one Streptomyces marincola genomic region, the following are encoded:
- a CDS encoding bifunctional methylenetetrahydrofolate dehydrogenase/methenyltetrahydrofolate cyclohydrolase, which translates to MSAEILDGKATAAAIKSDLTTRVAALKERGVTPGLGTLLVGDDVGSQKYVAGKHRDCAAVGIASIQRELPATASQAEVEAVVRELNEDPACTGYLVQLPLPRGIDVNRVLELVDPAKDADGLHPTNLGRLVLGEPAPLPCTPNGIITLLRRYGVAIAGAHVVVVGRGVTVGRSLPLMLTRRSENATVTQVHTGTREVSEHLRRADIVVAAAGVPHLVKPEDIKPGAAVLDVGVSRDEHGKIVGDVHPGVAEVAGWLSPNPGGVGPMTRAMLLQNVVEAAERAAEG; encoded by the coding sequence ATGAGTGCCGAGATTCTCGATGGCAAGGCCACCGCAGCCGCGATCAAGTCCGACCTGACCACGCGCGTCGCAGCCCTGAAGGAGCGCGGCGTCACCCCAGGACTCGGCACGCTGCTCGTGGGCGACGACGTGGGCAGCCAGAAGTACGTGGCGGGCAAGCACCGCGACTGCGCGGCCGTCGGGATCGCCTCGATCCAGCGCGAGCTGCCCGCGACGGCGTCGCAGGCGGAGGTCGAGGCGGTCGTCCGCGAGCTGAACGAGGACCCGGCCTGCACCGGCTACCTGGTCCAGCTGCCGCTGCCCCGCGGCATCGACGTCAACCGCGTGCTCGAACTGGTCGATCCGGCCAAGGACGCCGACGGCCTCCACCCCACCAACCTCGGGCGCCTGGTGCTCGGTGAGCCGGCCCCGCTGCCGTGCACGCCCAACGGCATCATCACGCTCCTGCGCCGCTACGGCGTCGCCATCGCCGGGGCGCACGTGGTCGTCGTCGGCCGCGGCGTGACGGTCGGCAGGTCGCTGCCGCTGATGCTGACCCGCCGCAGCGAGAACGCGACGGTGACGCAGGTGCACACCGGCACCCGCGAGGTGTCCGAGCACCTGCGGCGGGCCGACATCGTGGTGGCCGCGGCCGGCGTGCCGCACCTGGTGAAGCCCGAGGACATCAAGCCGGGCGCCGCCGTGCTCGACGTCGGTGTCAGCCGCGACGAGCACGGCAAGATCGTCGGGGACGTGCACCCCGGCGTCGCCGAGGTCGCCGGCTGGCTCTCGCCCAACCCGGGCGGCGTCGGCCCGATGACCCGCGCGATGCTGCTCCAGAACGTCGTGGAGGCCGCCGAGCGCGCGGCCGAGGGCTGA